A region of the Amycolatopsis sp. cg13 genome:
CTGCCCCAGTCCGACGACGCCGCGTACACGCCCGTCGCGACCACTGTCGCGCGAAGGTAAGCGAAGAGCGGCCGCAGCGCGAAGTCGAGCGCGAGCGAATGCCGCTCCGTGCCGCCCGTCGCGGCGAGCAGCACCGGCTTGCCGTCGAGCGCTTCCTTGTCCAGCACGTCGAAGAACGATTTGAACAGCCCGCTGTAGGAAGCGGTGAACACCGGCGTCACGGCGATCAGGCCGTCCGCGCGTGTCACGGTGTCGATCACTTCCCGCAGCTGCGGGCTGGGGAACCCGGTGAGCATGTTGTTGGTGATGTCCACCGCGATGTCACGGAGTTCGAACACCTTCACCGTCACGTCGTCGTCGACCAAGGCGGCGCGGGCGGCCTCGGCCAGCCGGTCGGCCAGCAGCCGCGTCGACGACGGCTGGCTCAACCCCGCGGTGACCACGGCGATAGTGCGTGCAGTCATGACCTCTCCACTCAGTCCGGAGTACCCGGGTCAGGCGTTGACCGCCTGAGCCGCCTTCAGCGATTCGTGCGTGGGCGCGTCCGGCACGTGCGCCGGGCGCTTCGCTTCCAGTTCCTTGCGCAGCACCGGCACGACCTCCTCGCCGAGCAGGTCGAGCTGCTCCAGCACGGTCTTCAGCGGAAGGCCGGCGTGGTCCATCAGGAACAGCTGGCGCTGGTAGTCGCCGAAGTGCTCGCGGAAGGTCAGCGTCTTGTCGATGACCTGCTGCGGGCTGCCGACGGTCAGCGGCGTCTGCTCGGTGAAGTCCTCCAGCGACGGGCCGTGCCCGTACACCGGCGCGTTGTCGAAGTAGGGCCGGAACTCGTTCCACGCGTCCTGCGACTTCGGCCGGATGAACGCCTGCCCGCCGAGCCCGACGATGGCCTGGTCGGCCTTGCCGTGCCCGTAGTGCTCGAAGCGCTGCCGGTAGAACGCGATCAGCTGCTGGAAGTGCGAGGTCGGCCAGAAGATGTGGTTCGCGAAGAACCCGTCGCCGTAGTAGGCGGCCTGTTCGGCGATCTCCGGGCTGCGGATCGAACCGTGCCAGACGAACGGCGGAACGCCGTCGAGCGGGCGCGGGGTCGAGGTGAAGCCCTGCAACGGGGTGCGGAACTTGCCCTGCCAGTCGACGACCTCCTCGCGCCAGAGCTGGTGCAGCAGCGCGTAGTTCTCGACGGCCAGCGGGATGCCCTCGCGGATGTCCTTGCCGAACCACGGGTAGACCGGGCCGGTGTTGCCGCGGCCCATCATCAGGTCGAGCCGCCCGTCGGCCAGGTGCTGCAGCATCGCGTAGTCCTCGGCGAGGCGCACCGGGTCGTTGGTGGTGATGAGGGTGGTCGACGTCGAGAGGACGATCTTCTCCGTCCGCGCCGCGATGTTCGAGAGCAGCACCGTGGGGTTCGCCGGCGCGGCGAACGGCGGATTGTGGTGCTCTCCGACGGCGAAGACGTCGAGGCC
Encoded here:
- a CDS encoding FMN reductase produces the protein MTARTIAVVTAGLSQPSSTRLLADRLAEAARAALVDDDVTVKVFELRDIAVDITNNMLTGFPSPQLREVIDTVTRADGLIAVTPVFTASYSGLFKSFFDVLDKEALDGKPVLLAATGGTERHSLALDFALRPLFAYLRATVVATGVYAASSDWGSVEATGALQQRVERAGRELAQLVAAAPEAKPDDEYASVSFEQLLAGH
- a CDS encoding LLM class flavin-dependent oxidoreductase; the protein is MQFGIFSVGDVTTDPTTGVTPTEHERIKAMVKIALKAEEVGLDVFAVGEHHNPPFAAPANPTVLLSNIAARTEKIVLSTSTTLITTNDPVRLAEDYAMLQHLADGRLDLMMGRGNTGPVYPWFGKDIREGIPLAVENYALLHQLWREEVVDWQGKFRTPLQGFTSTPRPLDGVPPFVWHGSIRSPEIAEQAAYYGDGFFANHIFWPTSHFQQLIAFYRQRFEHYGHGKADQAIVGLGGQAFIRPKSQDAWNEFRPYFDNAPVYGHGPSLEDFTEQTPLTVGSPQQVIDKTLTFREHFGDYQRQLFLMDHAGLPLKTVLEQLDLLGEEVVPVLRKELEAKRPAHVPDAPTHESLKAAQAVNA